A single genomic interval of Vanessa atalanta chromosome 12, ilVanAtal1.2, whole genome shotgun sequence harbors:
- the LOC125067791 gene encoding uncharacterized protein LOC125067791 yields MRLCIFFSALIAAILIVECTHTFMGTNVFKQLVYHKNARYSSKFLRKRVENITFSIPPSYGYRRTIQGILAYDLSNSSASANVTAGGLGYSFVTLRMKSARGNEINYDINIFA; encoded by the exons atgaggctgtgtatatttttttctgcgcTAATAGCAGCTATTTTGATAGTAGAATGTACGCACACGTTTATGGGCACAAATGTATTCAAGCAATTAGTGTATCATAAGAATGCGCGTTACAGCTCCAAGTTTTTGAGGAAACGCGTTGAAAATATCACCTTTTCCATTCCACCTTCATACGGATACAGGCGTACTATTCAG GGTATTCTCGCCTATGATCTATCTAACTCAAGCGCGTCAGCCAACGTGACAGCGGGTGGACTCGGCTACTCCTTCGTTACGCTGCGTATGAAAAGCGCGCGcggtaatgaaattaattacgaTATCAACATTTTCGCCTAA